The Methanobacterium sp. Maddingley MBC34 genome has a segment encoding these proteins:
- a CDS encoding putative glycosyltransferase (PFAM: Glycosyl transferase family 2) — translation MKTEPDNLLDKVCVIIVTYNHANYMVKCLNSIYSQGPVEIVIVDNNSTDETTEIIENNFQSVKLIKNTENLGFSQGVNCGVSHSTRDNIMVLNPDTWTEKNSILNLLKPLINQENIVTVPKVLIYDGSVINTIGNTQHVTGLSFTRYFGENPENHQQSNFITGLSGVCFAMRRNDYLKLGGFDRKFFIYMEDVEMSWKINSNGFQILYVPNSIIYHDYELNVTARKLYHLEKGRYYILRKYFTWREYLIISPSLLTSEVLTWGFSIIRGPNGLKYKIKAIIDAFRIEISDNDINHRKLLENLDWEIPIDQLSYNVLDRSLRRVANFIYTTNQKLIKTKLKTKVKIPTKAKN, via the coding sequence ATGAAAACAGAACCTGACAATCTTCTTGATAAAGTCTGTGTTATTATAGTTACTTACAATCATGCTAATTATATGGTAAAATGTCTAAATTCTATTTATTCACAAGGCCCGGTGGAGATTGTAATCGTTGATAATAATTCAACTGATGAGACCACCGAGATCATAGAAAATAATTTTCAATCAGTTAAATTGATAAAAAATACAGAAAACCTGGGTTTCAGTCAGGGAGTAAATTGTGGTGTTAGTCACTCCACCCGTGATAACATAATGGTTTTAAACCCCGATACATGGACTGAAAAAAATTCTATTTTGAACTTATTAAAACCCCTAATTAACCAGGAAAATATAGTAACGGTCCCTAAAGTATTGATATACGATGGAAGTGTGATTAACACTATTGGAAACACACAACATGTTACTGGCCTTTCTTTCACCCGATATTTTGGTGAAAACCCTGAGAATCACCAGCAATCAAATTTTATCACCGGCCTATCTGGAGTATGTTTCGCCATGAGGAGAAACGATTATTTAAAATTAGGTGGATTTGACAGAAAATTTTTTATTTACATGGAAGACGTTGAAATGTCCTGGAAAATTAATTCAAACGGTTTTCAGATATTATACGTCCCCAATTCCATTATTTACCATGACTACGAGTTAAATGTGACTGCTAGAAAATTGTATCACCTGGAAAAAGGAAGGTACTACATACTCCGAAAATATTTTACCTGGAGAGAATATCTAATCATCTCGCCTTCACTCTTGACCTCTGAAGTTCTTACATGGGGGTTTTCAATAATACGTGGCCCTAATGGATTAAAATATAAAATTAAAGCCATTATTGATGCTTTTAGGATTGAAATTTCTGATAATGATATTAATCATAGGAAGTTGCTTGAAAACCTTGACTGGGAGATACCAATTGATCAGTTGAGTTACAATGTTTTGGACCGTAGTTTACGAAGAGTTGCCAATTTCATCTACACAACAAACCAAAAGCTAATTAAAACTAAGCTAAAAACTAAGGTAAAAATTCCCACCAAAGCTAAAAACTAA
- a CDS encoding glycosyltransferase (PFAM: Glycosyl transferases group 1) translates to MGGGARLKDIAQILGELGFSLNLICYLSDSTYNLKRFNHDYKDVTEFHVPEDWRRILKALIIFYILYEGIKKIRGTDVILSHSTSVTTGLPALLLSKIFRKPLIVDYIDLKDDDTPLFIHNMVLKNSKKIMTISHYLKREVDREYLDKSCYIPIFIDSNLFQFKEESRKEVRECLGIGDEILVGYAGSFWYVEGVPILLRVFNHLKQIFPLKLLLLGGANVKGSDDVTGLIKKMSLGKDVIILPPQPREKIPDYLSACDILCSPKIDNKINEAANPVKIYEYLSMGLTTVASSVGEVSNLIENGRNGFLFKAGNEKELEKVMEKLILDPELRALVGKRGRDTIYNHYRRELYQDKIKCLLEESMGE, encoded by the coding sequence ATGGGTGGTGGAGCACGACTCAAAGACATTGCCCAGATTTTAGGTGAACTGGGCTTTTCATTAAATTTAATCTGCTATTTATCAGATTCCACGTATAATTTAAAAAGATTTAACCATGATTATAAAGATGTAACTGAATTCCATGTTCCGGAAGATTGGCGTCGAATTTTAAAGGCATTAATCATCTTTTACATCCTCTATGAAGGAATTAAAAAAATAAGGGGGACGGATGTGATTTTATCTCACTCCACCTCGGTGACCACTGGTTTACCAGCCCTGTTATTGTCAAAAATATTCAGAAAACCATTGATAGTAGATTACATAGACTTGAAAGATGATGACACACCTCTATTTATTCATAATATGGTTCTCAAAAACTCTAAAAAAATAATGACCATCAGCCATTATCTGAAGCGTGAAGTGGACCGTGAATATTTGGATAAATCATGTTATATTCCCATCTTCATTGACAGCAACCTTTTCCAGTTTAAAGAGGAATCCCGGAAGGAAGTAAGGGAATGTTTAGGCATTGGTGATGAGATATTGGTGGGGTATGCTGGTTCATTCTGGTATGTTGAAGGGGTTCCCATTCTTTTAAGAGTTTTTAATCATTTAAAACAGATATTTCCACTTAAATTGCTTTTACTGGGTGGGGCTAATGTGAAAGGATCAGATGATGTGACTGGGTTGATTAAAAAGATGTCCCTGGGAAAAGATGTTATAATCCTCCCTCCCCAACCCCGTGAAAAAATTCCCGACTACTTATCCGCCTGTGACATTTTATGCTCTCCTAAAATTGATAATAAGATAAATGAAGCTGCAAACCCGGTTAAAATATATGAATATCTATCCATGGGCCTGACTACCGTAGCATCAAGTGTGGGTGAAGTTTCAAATCTGATAGAAAATGGTAGAAATGGTTTTTTATTCAAGGCAGGTAACGAGAAGGAACTGGAAAAAGTCATGGAAAAATTGATTTTAGACCCTGAATTAAGAGCTCTTGTGGGAAAAAGGGGTCGGGATACTATTTACAACCATTATCGAAGGGAACTTTATCAAGATAAAATTAAATGTTTGCTTGAAGAATCCATGGGGGAATGA
- a CDS encoding nucleoside-diphosphate-sugar epimerase (PFAM: NAD dependent epimerase/dehydratase family) yields MRNYRQLERLFENKHYDYVYHLAAEYGRWNGEEYYENLWQTNVIGTKHLIRLQEKLRFQMIFFSSAEVYGDYTGLMGEDVMVTNPIKDTYQMNDYAITKWAGELMCMNSAAMHGTETVRVRPVNCYGPHEEYSPYKGFIPIFIYKALHNEPYTVYEGHKRIIDYVADTAFTFANIVDNFISGEVYNVGGRTEWEKDIREYSDLVLDAVGLDDSLVNYKKAEEFTTKVKTMDFTKAIRDLKHNPQIDPEEGIKKTVEWMRWFYRVKD; encoded by the coding sequence GTGAGAAATTACCGGCAGCTAGAACGTCTTTTTGAAAACAAGCATTATGATTATGTTTACCACCTGGCAGCAGAGTATGGTCGCTGGAATGGTGAAGAATATTATGAGAATTTATGGCAGACCAATGTAATTGGCACCAAACACCTGATCCGCTTGCAGGAGAAACTAAGGTTTCAAATGATATTTTTCTCATCAGCCGAGGTTTACGGTGATTACACTGGATTAATGGGTGAAGATGTCATGGTTACTAATCCCATTAAAGACACCTATCAAATGAATGATTACGCCATAACCAAATGGGCAGGGGAGTTGATGTGCATGAACTCCGCCGCAATGCATGGAACTGAAACTGTCAGGGTACGCCCAGTTAATTGTTACGGCCCCCATGAAGAATATTCTCCATATAAAGGTTTCATACCTATTTTTATTTATAAAGCCCTTCATAATGAACCATACACAGTTTACGAAGGACATAAACGAATCATTGACTATGTGGCAGATACTGCATTCACCTTTGCCAATATTGTGGATAACTTCATTTCGGGTGAGGTTTACAATGTTGGTGGAAGGACTGAGTGGGAGAAAGATATCAGAGAATATTCTGATCTGGTTTTAGATGCTGTGGGTTTGGATGATTCTTTAGTAAACTATAAAAAGGCTGAGGAATTCACAACTAAGGTTAAAACCATGGATTTCACCAAGGCCATAAGAGATTTGAAACATAACCCTCAAATCGATCCAGAGGAAGGTATTAAAAAAACCGTTGAATGGATGCGATGGTTCTACAGGGTAAAAGATTAA
- a CDS encoding cytotoxic translational repressor of toxin-antitoxin stability system (PFAM: Plasmid stabilisation system protein~TIGRFAM: addiction module toxin component, YafQ family), which translates to MYKIAFDPSFQAILNRLKERDPKAYNNVIKKIRQVAINLEMNPSCCKNLKAPLQKYKRVHVNKSFVIVFQVDVRNSLMIVYDYDHHKRIYKKIL; encoded by the coding sequence ATGTATAAAATAGCTTTTGATCCCTCTTTCCAGGCCATTCTGAACCGGTTAAAAGAAAGAGATCCCAAAGCCTATAATAATGTTATTAAAAAAATTAGACAAGTTGCTATAAATCTTGAAATGAACCCTAGCTGTTGTAAAAATTTGAAAGCACCTTTACAGAAATATAAAAGGGTTCATGTGAACAAATCTTTTGTCATAGTCTTTCAAGTGGACGTCAGAAACAGTTTAATGATTGTTTACGACTATGACCATCATAAAAGGATTTATAAAAAAATCCTTTAA
- a CDS encoding nuclease-like protein (PFAM: Nuclease-related domain), protein MVNISKQKSHVKSRVSYYTKITLLGVIILLTGITGFILLIRISGFILLIGTLGLLQLSLLALLVIAGLIISKYGWSKRRIWSKGAKGEKIVAKKLKKLPKKYTAIGDVKITNLGGDIDHVVVGPTGIYVIETKNYKPTYIPDEGCWYHTSGRVSPLNPAKQVKLQVSKLNNFLKPKLGKKLSKAVIFPVISPINHNLIFKNKIKSYEIIFPEDLVAYISHGRKILNSNEVKDIINILAKYGRIN, encoded by the coding sequence GTGGTGAACATTTCCAAACAAAAATCACATGTAAAATCCAGAGTATCCTATTACACTAAAATAACCTTACTGGGAGTAATTATTCTATTAACAGGGATCACAGGATTTATTCTATTAATAAGAATCTCAGGATTTATTCTATTAATCGGGACCCTGGGATTACTCCAATTATCCCTGCTTGCCTTACTTGTCATTGCAGGACTAATTATATCTAAATATGGATGGTCTAAACGCAGAATATGGAGTAAAGGTGCTAAGGGTGAGAAAATAGTGGCCAAAAAACTGAAAAAATTACCTAAAAAATACACTGCTATTGGGGATGTTAAAATAACAAACCTGGGTGGTGATATTGACCATGTGGTAGTGGGGCCCACTGGAATCTACGTTATTGAAACCAAAAATTATAAGCCAACTTATATCCCTGATGAGGGCTGCTGGTACCATACATCCGGCAGAGTATCCCCATTAAACCCAGCAAAACAGGTGAAATTACAGGTCTCAAAGTTGAATAATTTTCTAAAACCCAAACTGGGAAAAAAATTAAGTAAGGCAGTTATCTTCCCAGTAATATCTCCCATAAACCATAACTTAATCTTTAAAAATAAGATAAAGTCTTATGAAATCATTTTCCCTGAGGATCTGGTTGCTTACATATCTCACGGGCGGAAAATTCTTAATTCCAATGAAGTTAAGGACATAATTAATATCTTAGCAAAGTATGGTAGAATAAATTAG
- a CDS encoding putative membrane protein (PFAM: Protein of unknown function (DUF1616); Predicted membrane protein (DUF2206)): protein MFVKIDSKGFYGKIPLLKSILLLQLLVWLFLGLSTINITIPILTPVLSLLYLLIAPGILVVELLDLEIPRLERLLYTVGSSIGIIMFLGFLINFTLPLIHVNNPLSLTPIIITISLFVMLFLVLNLIFKKESLLRVEFSWEGLMDTKVLYIFLVLVISILGTSLMNLTHNNIVSMISLLLTSSLGVMVALKWIPRRLYPFTIFTISLSLLLSYSLISSYITGWDIQIEYYLSNLVISTSKWNPFLAYNSNAMLSVVILAPIFSEICKLPLLWVFKLIYPFIYTLVPLGLYCIFKKQSNPEIAFFSVFFFVSVVNFYSEMIALARQEIAELFMILIFLTIVSLTLKNTQKSVLMILFGFSLVVSHYALSYLFVFSIIVWWVFMEIIPLIQEKNIRTSLQNVIHNKPGTVKQNTVIKSSFVLFIAIFTLTWYIYASNSSIFTSILQIGAQIQKNIYTDFLNPSTVQGLKIITTQPQTGALHQLNRIINYLNQLFIIVGFILVLFLKKQEFKRDYLIFASISLLMLFGAITVPFFSSSLNTTRLYHISLILLAPFMIIGGLYIIEFLSKKLAENKFTSPVGKKLLKRSFLILSVYLALFMLYQTGFIFQLTENQSNSISLDKNLDYPNFNPMDVVGAQWLVNNKNSSYHTYADYHRWLVISSIDGGYTTITPQKTDNITKDSYIYFGSYNTKNKKVFTMDNDNSTVYSDLDVFIKGKDKLYDNGGANIYSSVIFSF, encoded by the coding sequence ATGTTTGTAAAAATTGATTCAAAAGGATTTTATGGGAAAATCCCTTTACTAAAATCCATCCTGTTATTACAGCTGCTGGTTTGGCTATTTTTAGGTCTTTCCACAATTAACATTACCATCCCCATTTTAACGCCAGTGTTATCCTTATTATATCTCCTGATAGCACCTGGAATTTTAGTGGTGGAACTTTTAGATCTTGAAATTCCTAGGTTGGAAAGATTACTTTACACTGTGGGGTCCAGTATTGGTATTATCATGTTTCTAGGGTTTTTAATAAATTTCACCCTACCTTTAATCCATGTTAACAATCCATTATCATTAACTCCAATAATAATCACAATTAGCCTCTTTGTGATGTTATTTCTTGTTTTAAACCTCATTTTTAAGAAGGAATCCTTATTAAGGGTGGAATTTTCATGGGAGGGGTTGATGGATACAAAAGTACTTTATATTTTTTTAGTACTGGTTATATCTATTCTTGGAACTTCTTTAATGAATTTAACTCATAACAACATTGTTTCCATGATTTCATTATTACTCACATCTAGTCTGGGAGTTATGGTTGCTTTAAAGTGGATACCCCGTCGTTTGTACCCTTTTACGATTTTTACAATCTCTTTATCCCTTTTATTAAGCTATTCACTTATCAGTAGTTATATAACTGGTTGGGACATCCAAATAGAGTATTATCTGAGTAATTTAGTGATATCAACTTCTAAATGGAATCCTTTTCTCGCATATAATTCCAATGCCATGTTAAGTGTGGTTATTTTAGCCCCCATTTTCTCTGAAATTTGTAAATTACCCCTATTATGGGTTTTTAAATTAATTTATCCCTTTATTTATACCCTGGTTCCTTTGGGTTTGTATTGTATTTTCAAAAAACAATCCAATCCTGAAATTGCATTTTTTTCTGTGTTTTTCTTTGTATCTGTGGTTAATTTCTACAGTGAAATGATAGCATTGGCCAGGCAGGAGATAGCAGAACTTTTTATGATTTTAATTTTCCTTACAATAGTTAGTCTTACCTTGAAAAACACCCAAAAATCGGTTCTAATGATTTTATTTGGATTTTCATTGGTAGTGTCCCATTATGCTCTTTCGTATTTATTTGTATTTTCCATAATTGTCTGGTGGGTTTTCATGGAAATTATCCCCCTGATTCAGGAGAAAAATATCAGAACCAGTTTGCAGAATGTGATTCATAATAAACCAGGGACAGTTAAACAGAATACAGTTATTAAGTCCAGTTTTGTGCTCTTTATTGCTATATTTACATTAACCTGGTATATTTACGCCTCAAATTCTTCAATTTTCACATCCATACTGCAGATCGGGGCGCAAATCCAAAAAAACATCTATACCGATTTTTTAAATCCAAGCACTGTGCAAGGATTGAAAATAATAACAACTCAACCCCAAACAGGAGCTTTGCACCAACTAAATAGAATAATCAATTACTTGAATCAACTATTCATAATTGTGGGATTTATTTTGGTTTTATTCCTTAAAAAACAAGAATTTAAACGCGATTATTTAATTTTCGCATCCATTAGCCTGTTAATGCTTTTTGGTGCTATTACAGTCCCCTTCTTTTCAAGTTCACTTAACACCACTAGACTTTATCATATCAGCCTCATATTACTGGCTCCTTTCATGATAATTGGTGGACTTTATATCATAGAATTTTTAAGTAAAAAATTAGCTGAAAATAAATTTACCAGTCCAGTTGGGAAGAAACTCTTAAAAAGATCATTCCTTATTTTATCAGTGTATCTGGCTTTATTCATGTTATATCAGACTGGTTTTATTTTTCAATTAACAGAAAATCAGTCTAATTCAATTTCTCTTGATAAGAACCTTGATTATCCCAATTTCAATCCAATGGATGTGGTGGGTGCCCAGTGGTTGGTAAATAATAAAAATTCAAGCTATCATACTTACGCTGATTATCACCGCTGGCTGGTCATATCCAGTATTGATGGGGGTTATACCACTATAACACCCCAAAAAACAGATAATATCACCAAAGATTCATATATTTATTTCGGAAGTTATAATACTAAAAATAAAAAAGTTTTTACGATGGATAATGATAATTCAACTGTTTATAGTGATTTAGACGTGTTTATAAAGGGTAAAGATAAACTATATGATAATGGTGGGGCTAACATATATTCTTCCGTTATTTTTTCATTCTGA
- a CDS encoding putative hydrolase or acyltransferase of alpha/beta superfamily has product MKSLLPGNLNLHYLELGEGNPVMLIHGMGSDHTVWDGLIPLLKENYQVIAMDLRGHGHSSKTPGPYSMELFAEDIYLFLKSLNIEQAHFMGHSMGGVILQELAVRYPERFQSLTLISSFAYIDPPLKEILINLKKIIIEKGYKAFFDACLELTNTPEFIKENRELFSKIRDENARVCSVSSIVDTIDACLDVNIRDSIRDIRTPTLVIAGGEDVFTHTYHGIKIHESIPNSKMEIVEGGCHNLLVEKPVETYSVIKRFLDVL; this is encoded by the coding sequence ATGAAGAGTTTACTTCCTGGAAATTTGAATTTACACTATTTAGAACTGGGTGAAGGTAATCCAGTTATGTTGATACATGGCATGGGTAGTGACCACACTGTATGGGACGGTTTAATACCTTTATTAAAAGAGAACTACCAGGTCATAGCCATGGATTTACGAGGTCATGGTCATTCCAGTAAAACTCCGGGACCTTACAGTATGGAATTATTTGCAGAGGATATTTACCTATTCTTAAAATCCCTTAACATAGAACAGGCCCATTTTATGGGCCATTCTATGGGTGGTGTTATCTTACAGGAACTTGCAGTTAGATATCCGGAGAGGTTCCAATCCTTAACTTTAATATCCAGCTTCGCTTATATTGACCCGCCACTGAAGGAAATTTTAATAAATCTTAAAAAAATCATCATTGAAAAAGGTTATAAAGCTTTTTTTGATGCCTGTCTTGAACTGACCAACACCCCGGAATTTATTAAAGAGAACCGGGAATTATTTTCAAAAATTAGGGATGAAAACGCCCGAGTATGTTCAGTATCCTCAATTGTTGACACCATTGATGCCTGTTTGGATGTTAATATTAGAGATTCCATCAGGGATATAAGAACACCCACTCTGGTTATTGCTGGAGGGGAGGATGTTTTCACTCACACCTACCATGGAATAAAAATCCATGAAAGTATTCCCAACTCCAAGATGGAAATTGTTGAAGGTGGGTGTCATAATTTGCTGGTGGAAAAGCCAGTTGAGACGTATTCCGTTATTAAACGGTTTTTGGATGTTTTGTGA
- a CDS encoding nucleoside-diphosphate-sugar epimerase (PFAM: NAD dependent epimerase/dehydratase family), which translates to MDYNDYHGKTVLVTGGAGCVGSNLTRKLSDLGSKVIILDNLDSAYQWNIPSMDNIDFIQGDILDEGMLKKVFREKPHYVFHLAAHFANQNSVENPEHDLMVNGMGILKVLQQAHQGSVERFVYSSSGCGVYGLDSAMPFQEHDISISLHTPYQVTKLLGELYTNYFHNLYDLPIVNARFFNVFGPGEVPGKYRNVIPNFLYWSMTNQALPITGDGSETRDWTFVDDIVDGLLAMGLTEEAVGEAINLGSGEETRVIDMANMVNELTGNTEGIAYVSRRDWDVKTRLVSSIEKAKEILNYRPQTKFKDGLEKTHSWFSEEWDNIEINAEF; encoded by the coding sequence ATGGATTACAATGATTATCATGGAAAGACGGTTCTGGTGACTGGAGGTGCGGGGTGCGTTGGGAGTAATCTCACCCGCAAGTTGTCTGATCTGGGTTCTAAAGTGATTATTTTAGATAATCTGGATTCTGCCTACCAATGGAATATACCTTCCATGGATAATATTGATTTCATTCAGGGAGATATTCTGGATGAAGGGATGCTAAAAAAGGTTTTCAGGGAGAAACCACACTATGTGTTTCATCTGGCAGCCCATTTTGCCAACCAGAACTCTGTGGAAAATCCGGAACATGATCTAATGGTCAATGGTATGGGTATTTTGAAGGTTTTGCAGCAAGCTCACCAGGGGAGTGTGGAACGTTTTGTTTACTCTTCTTCTGGTTGTGGGGTTTATGGTCTGGATTCTGCAATGCCATTCCAGGAACACGATATATCCATCAGTCTCCATACACCTTATCAAGTTACCAAGCTCCTGGGTGAACTTTACACCAACTATTTCCACAACCTCTATGATTTACCCATTGTTAATGCACGGTTTTTCAATGTTTTTGGTCCAGGGGAAGTTCCAGGAAAATACAGAAATGTAATTCCCAACTTTTTATACTGGTCCATGACCAATCAAGCTTTACCCATCACAGGGGATGGTTCTGAAACACGTGATTGGACTTTCGTCGATGATATTGTGGATGGTCTTTTGGCTATGGGTCTGACAGAGGAAGCTGTTGGTGAAGCCATAAATCTTGGTTCTGGTGAGGAAACACGGGTTATTGACATGGCCAACATGGTAAATGAGTTAACTGGAAACACTGAGGGAATTGCTTATGTTTCTCGTCGGGATTGGGATGTTAAAACTCGTTTAGTGTCATCAATAGAAAAAGCTAAGGAGATTTTAAATTACAGACCTCAAACAAAATTCAAGGATGGTCTAGAAAAGACTCACAGCTGGTTTAGCGAAGAATGGGATAACATTGAGATAAATGCGGAATTTTAA
- a CDS encoding putative glycosyltransferase (PFAM: Glycosyl transferase family 2), giving the protein MKITVFVKNCLWCGFLGKIPYTNPQNPNVSIILLNYNGWEDTLRCLDSVYRTKYPNLKLFLVDNGSSDDSIDQFKKWANGELITEPAPMITDSPIKTFIEIKEFIYSPESGEVNPMEGNSDNSVQGNLDNSIQGNLDYSIPGTKDHSISGNSDYSANGHLDYGNKHLNEISIIKIEENCGFTGGNNIALNYILENVTTDYIMLLSNDVVLDADSISEMIRAAETDDKIGIIGPMVYNYHDPLRVQSAGVDIEWTTGKQLVYCQNELNCHVEAHCTDVDFVSGCVMIISKDVCEKVGNLKENYFAYWEETEWCTRVKKAGNRVICANKAKAWHKEAATTTKNPGFVEYHITRNMFYFMKEHASKTNYRSFLLYFFGYHIFYMSGFYILKARDGTRLKYFWKGIIHGLTSE; this is encoded by the coding sequence TTGAAAATAACTGTATTTGTTAAAAACTGTTTGTGGTGTGGTTTCTTGGGAAAAATACCTTATACAAATCCTCAAAACCCTAATGTTAGCATTATTCTTCTTAATTACAATGGATGGGAAGATACTCTAAGATGCCTTGATTCAGTTTACAGAACTAAATATCCTAATCTGAAACTCTTCCTGGTTGATAACGGTTCTTCTGATGATTCTATAGACCAGTTTAAAAAATGGGCAAATGGAGAACTCATAACAGAACCAGCACCCATGATCACAGATTCACCAATCAAAACTTTCATTGAAATCAAAGAATTCATATATAGTCCTGAAAGTGGGGAAGTGAATCCAATGGAAGGTAATTCAGATAATTCAGTCCAGGGTAATTTAGATAATTCAATCCAGGGTAATTTAGATTATTCTATCCCTGGAACTAAAGATCATTCTATTTCTGGTAATTCAGATTATTCTGCCAATGGTCATTTGGATTACGGTAATAAACACTTAAATGAAATATCAATTATTAAAATTGAGGAAAACTGTGGTTTTACTGGTGGGAATAACATAGCCTTAAACTACATTCTTGAAAATGTTACCACGGATTATATAATGCTACTCAGTAACGACGTAGTCTTAGATGCTGATTCCATCAGTGAAATGATCCGTGCTGCAGAAACTGATGATAAAATAGGCATAATAGGCCCGATGGTTTACAACTACCATGATCCATTAAGAGTACAGTCTGCAGGTGTGGATATTGAATGGACAACAGGTAAACAATTGGTTTATTGTCAAAATGAACTTAATTGTCATGTTGAAGCACATTGCACTGATGTGGATTTTGTATCTGGTTGTGTCATGATCATCAGTAAAGATGTATGTGAGAAAGTTGGGAATCTTAAAGAAAACTACTTTGCATACTGGGAAGAAACAGAATGGTGTACCCGGGTAAAAAAGGCAGGTAATAGAGTTATATGTGCCAACAAAGCAAAAGCATGGCATAAAGAAGCCGCAACAACTACAAAAAACCCAGGATTTGTTGAATACCACATCACCCGTAACATGTTCTACTTTATGAAAGAACACGCATCAAAAACCAATTACAGAAGTTTCCTACTCTATTTTTTCGGATACCATATATTCTACATGTCTGGATTCTACATCCTAAAAGCCAGGGATGGTACCAGATTGAAATATTTCTGGAAAGGAATAATTCATGGGCTAACTTCAGAATGA
- a CDS encoding glycosyltransferase (PFAM: Glycosyl transferases group 1) yields MKIAQISPTFPPYMGGSGNVCYNYAQELAKRGHEVTVLTSAITGDDFNDNNDLFKTIRFHPWFQIGNAPFIPQLLSMDDYDILHLHYPFFFGAEMIYLLKKLKNVNYILSYHNNVSLEGFLDKLMVGYDFIGKKIVAGADKILFPTMDFYNTSVRNSYNLRAGSFQELPHGVDLSYFNAKVDIKKKHSIESKMILYVGTLDKAHYYKGLEYLMIAFKEVIKENHHVNLVIVGDGNLKDHYQNLARKYNIHHRTIFAGQISLFDELPSYYAACDMVVYPTISKTGESFGTVLIETMAAAKPVIASDVPGVRSIIDDGRDGFLTQPGNPSEIASKICRLLNNPELGIRMGKIGRKKVEEKYTWNRIIPQLEEVYRKSLQL; encoded by the coding sequence ATGAAGATAGCACAAATATCCCCTACTTTCCCTCCGTATATGGGTGGATCTGGTAATGTGTGCTATAATTACGCCCAGGAACTTGCAAAAAGGGGACATGAGGTCACTGTATTAACAAGTGCCATCACTGGAGACGATTTTAATGATAATAATGATCTATTCAAAACCATACGATTTCATCCCTGGTTTCAAATAGGAAACGCTCCATTCATACCTCAACTTCTTTCTATGGATGATTATGATATCTTGCATCTCCATTATCCATTCTTTTTTGGTGCAGAGATGATATATTTGCTTAAAAAACTAAAAAATGTTAACTACATCCTTTCATACCATAACAATGTATCTTTGGAGGGTTTTTTGGATAAACTGATGGTTGGCTATGATTTTATCGGCAAAAAGATCGTTGCCGGGGCAGATAAAATTTTATTCCCTACCATGGATTTTTATAACACTTCAGTGAGAAATTCTTACAATCTGAGGGCTGGTTCTTTCCAGGAACTACCCCATGGGGTTGACTTATCATATTTCAATGCAAAAGTGGATATTAAGAAAAAACATAGCATAGAATCAAAGATGATCCTGTATGTGGGAACTCTTGATAAAGCACATTATTATAAAGGATTAGAATATCTAATGATTGCATTTAAGGAAGTCATTAAAGAAAATCATCATGTAAATCTGGTTATTGTGGGTGATGGTAATTTAAAAGACCACTATCAGAATCTGGCTCGTAAATATAATATTCACCATAGAACTATTTTTGCCGGTCAAATTTCATTATTTGATGAATTACCTTCTTATTATGCTGCCTGTGATATGGTTGTTTATCCCACAATTAGTAAAACAGGAGAATCCTTCGGAACCGTATTAATTGAAACTATGGCCGCTGCAAAACCAGTTATTGCCAGTGATGTTCCCGGTGTTAGGTCCATAATTGATGATGGGCGTGACGGGTTCCTCACTCAACCTGGAAACCCCTCAGAAATTGCTAGTAAAATTTGTAGATTATTAAACAATCCTGAATTAGGGATTAGAATGGGAAAAATCGGTAGGAAAAAAGTGGAAGAAAAATACACTTGGAACCGGATCATTCCCCAGTTAGAGGAAGTTTACAGGAAGAGTCTCCAATTATAG